ATGATGTCTACATAATGCGGCGTATCTAATGGATACAAAGAAAATTGAGTGGATACAGGGAACGAAGCACAAAGCTGTTGCTTTGGAGACACGCTTTCTTTTGGTTCTACTTTTCTTTTTTTGAAATATTTTTCGTGCTGCCCTGTTGAAAATGTAGCATTCAACACAATATGCTTTCCTGATTTTCCAGCACTTTTATAAACGGCTTGCACAACTTCAAACACGTCTTTGGCAGTTCCTTCAATAAATGTACTAACACGGTCCGTTTTTCGCTGAACTTTAGACATGTCCACTTCGTTTAGTGCGTCTAAAATAATATCGATGAAGTTATCACTCATAACGGAAAGCGTAAAACGACAGCCAACATTTATTTTTTCCAAACTAATCACCCCTAAAATATAGATTTGTAGTTTTTTAATCATACAAATCATAAAATAACTTTTCTGTTTTGTATAGAAACAGAAGATAGATTCTTTATTTTTAGGAAATATTACATAGAAGAAACGAAAATAAATTGCATAACATGAAAAATAAGGGTGTTAAGAAAAGTCACATAATGAAAAAGAATAAAAAAACAATGTTAGAACTTCTGACAAAAAGCTGGAATATAGACTGAAAACACCATATTATATATACAAGATCACATTATTCTCCTGCGATTTCGTATAACCTCTTGAAAAAGGGACTTGGGATTTTATCATAAATCCAACCTCCTAGCTGTATAATCAGCTAGGAATTTTTTTTACCCAAAGTCTCTATAGCGTATGAGGTTACCTACACTTATTCAACTCAGAGCGTGCATCATATATATATAAGAACAGTGTAAGAAAGGTTGCTTGAAGATGTTAGTGTTCGGCTTGAGCTAGAAAATAGATAGATGTTACGAAAGAGGGGAAGAAGGTATGGCGCACACATTAATTAAAAATGCAGAGATTATTACGATGAATGAGAAGAACGATATTATTTACGGTGACCTTTATATTGTAGGAAATCATATTGCAGCCATTGGAAAAAATCTGCATCCGGAAAAGGTAGATAAAGTCATTGACGCGGCAAATAAAACGATTGTGCCAGGCTTTATACATACTCATATTCATTTATGTCAAACGCTTTTTAGAGGGCAAGCAGATGATTTAGAGCTGCTAGACTGGCTTAAAAAGAAAATATGGCCGCTTGAAGCTTCGCATGATGAAGAATCTATTTATTATTCAGCACTGTTAGGGATCGGCGAACTTATTCAAAGCGGAACTACAACGATTGTAGATATGGAAACTGTTCATCATACGGACTCTGCTTTTCAAGCTATATCTCAAAGCGGAATCCGAGCTCTTGCAGGAAAAGTAATGATGGATAAAAAGGGCGATGATCTGCCAAAAGCCCTTCAGGAGACAACGGCTGACTCTATTAAAGAAAGTGTAGAATTACTTGAAAAATGGCATGATTCAAATAACGGTCGTATTCGATATGCATTCTCCCCAAGATTTGTGCTGTCGTGTACGGAAGATTTGCTGCGTGAAGTGAGTCATTTATCAGCTGCATATAATGTTCATGTACATACTCATGCTTCTGAGAATCAGGAAGAAATTCGCATCGTAGAAGCTGAAACGGGTATGAGAAATATTATGTATTTAGATCATTTAGGATTAGCCAATGAGCGCCTTATTTTAGCGCACTGTGTGTGGTTAAACGATCAAGAGAAGCAAATTATTAAGAATCAAGGAGTAAAAGTCAGTCATTGCCCAGGCTCAAATTTGAAACTCGCATCGGGAATCGCAGATGTGCCCAATCTATTAGAGCAGGGGGTATTTTTAAGTCTTGGCGCTGACGGTGCTCCTTGTAATAACAATTTAGATATGTTCAACGAAATGAGGCTGGCCGCTACGATTCATAAACCAGCGTATGGACCAACCGCCATGAATGCAAAGCACGTTCTAGAAATGGCTACAATCGGCGGAGCGAAAGCAGTTGGGCTCGAAAAAAAAATTGGAAGTTTAGAGGTTGGGAAAAAAGCGGATCTTGCTATTTTAAATTTAAATCAGCTCCATACCTTTCCATCTTACGGCGTAGACCCTATTTCCAGAGTGGTGTATTCAGCAACGCGAGCAGATGTAGAACTAACGATGGTTGATGGAGAAATCGTGATGGAAAATCGCGTGCTGAAAACAATTGACCAGGGAATTGTATTGAAAGAAGCAAATCATTCGATTGATCGTCTTCTAAAAAGAATCCCGCTTTTAATTTCATAAGATGTAAAACGAAGAAAAGAATGCTTTTTTAGCATTCTTTTTTTGTATGAATGATTAAAAAGAGCACTCTTGCAACAGACTAAAAAGATAGAAGAAATAAATTTTCAAAATTCCAAACTAACGGAAGATAAAAATTTTTATAATGATAGCGTTTTCTGCCTTTGCATATCTACAAATTAAGACTATAATAGGACAAAAGATTTTACTTTGCAACGTAAAATCCTCCTAAATCGTGTCCTTTTTAGGACATTTGAATAGGTAGGATTTTTTATTTTTTTTAGAAGTAGGGAGGCGCGCGCGTTGGAGCGTAACGGAATATTAGAGCGCTTGTTTAAACTATCAGAGCGCAACACAACACCAAAACAAGAAATACTAGCAGGACTTACAACTTTTATGACGGTCAGTTATATGGTAATTGTCAATCCCATTATCATGTCTGACGCGGGTATACCCCGAGAAGCGGCTCTCGCAGCTACCATTTATGCCATTGTATTTAGTACGTTACTGATGGCCCTGTGGGCAAACTTCCCCATTGTAACCGGTCCAGGGATGGGTTTAAATGCGTTTTTTACGTATTCAGTAGTATTAGGACAAGGATTGTCATGGCAAACGGCACTTGGGGCAGTTTTTATATCCGGCGTGTTGTTTTTTGTTTTAACGGTAACAGGAGTACGTGGAAAGATTATTGATGCCATTCCAAACGTATTAAAGTCTTCAATAGCAGTTGGAATTGGTCTTTTTGTTGCGTTTATCGGTTTGAAAAACGCTGGATTAGTTGTGGCAAACGAGTCTACTTTTGTAGGACTTGGAAATGTCATGGATAAAGGCCCCTTACTTGCTATTTTTGGGCTGATATTAGCAGCTGTATTGATGGCTAAAAATGTAAAAGGTGCTCTCATTATAAGTATTTTTGCTACTACAATATTAGCGATGATTGTAGGAGTACAAGCAATTCCTCATTCGGTGAAAGACGTCTTTTCAGCTACGCCGCCAAGCGTCGGAGAAACATTCTTTCAAATGGATCTAAAAGGTGCAGTTGCCTACGGTATTTTTTCAGTTGTATTTTCTTTCACCATCGTAGAATTATTTGATACGCTAGCGACACTGATTGGACTATCTAAAAAAGCAAATTTAGTAGATAAAAACGGTAAAATTCCAGGTTTAAATCGTGCGCTTGCAGCGGATTCAATCGGTACAATGGCGAGTGCTATTTTTGGAAGTACAGCGTTAAATACGTATATTGAAAATGCAACAGGTATTGCAGAAGGAGGACGTACCGGCTTAAAGGCATTAACGGTTGCCATCTTATTTATATTTACCCTGTTTTTTGCACCGCTCATTCAATTTATCCCAAGCGTTGCTACTGCTCCAGCACTCATTATTATTGGTTCACTTATGCTAAGTGACATTCGAAACGTTAACTTCGACGATTTTACTGAGGTTGTTCCAGCTTTCCTAACGATTGTCATGATGCCGTTAACCTACAGCATTGCAGAAGGTTTAGCATTCGGCTTCATTTCGTACACAGCGATTAAATTGTTTACAGGACGCCATCGCGAAATTCATTGGATGATGTATGTGATTACCATTGCCTTTTTTATCAATTTTTATATGAGTTCGCATTAGGAAAAAAGACGTAGCATGAGGCTGCGTCTTTTTTGTTACTGGGCCTTTGTCAGGGAACATCGTGAAAGAATGAAGCTTTTCTTTTATTTTAGATAATTGTAAAATAATTATAAAAGGTGCTTTATAAAGGGTTGGTGGAATAAATTGAAACAAAATAAACGCAAACGTGTAACCTTACAACAAGTGGCGGAACACGCGGGAGTATCTCGAGCTACCGCTTCGCTTATTGTACGAAATAGTCCAAGTGTTTCCGAAAAAACAAGGAAAAAAGTTCTAGATTCGATGAAAGAGTTAGGATACGTATATGACCGTATTGCAGCAAATTTAAGATCTCAAACTTCATCAACAATCGGAGTTATTATTACTGACATATCTAATACGTTTTTTACAGAATTGTTAATTGGAGTGCACGAGGAGCTCGAGAAAGACGGATATACGGTGTTTTTAGGTACGACGTTTGATTCAGATAATCGACAGGATCAGTTGCTTTCTACGATGCTAGAGCATCGGGTAGGAGGCATTATTTTATGTCCTGTTGCGGGTACATCGGAAGATACGATAAGAAAAATTCAGCATTTAGATGTTCCTTCAGTACTAGCAGTAAGGGAATTGCCTGAAGTGGAGTCAGATTATGTAGGGGTAGATTATAACTTAGGCGTTCAAAAAGCGGTTCAACACTTACTAGAACAGGGACACAAAAGAATCGCATTTTTAGGAGGAACAACCGGTTCTACAACGTGGAAAGAAAGAATGGAAGGTTACCGTTTGGCGCTAAAGAGCGCAGGGATTTCTATAGATGAAGACCTTATTATTCCTAGCGGTCCGACAAGAAGCGGCGGTGTAGAAGCTGCACATCAAGTATTAGACATTTCTGAGCCTCCAACAGCAGTTTTTTGTTTTAGCGACCTAGTTGCATTTGGTGTTATGCAAGGCTTAAAAGAGAAAGGGGTAGTTCCAGGAGAAGATATAGCAGTAGTGGGATTTGACAATGTCATGGAATCATCTGTGTGCCACCCTACTCTAACAACCGTCTCTTCTTTTGCAAGACAAATAGGAAAAGATGCTGCACGGTGTCTTCATAACCAAATTGTTGATAAAAAAGAACATCATCATCGTATTATTTTAACGCCTCAATTAGTTGTTCGAGAATCGTCATCAAAGAAAAGAAGCAGTTGATCAACTGCTTCTTTTCTCTGTGAATTATTTAGACGGTTCGTAGATATCCCAAGCCATTTTCAAGGAATCAACAATATAATTTGCTACTTCTTCAATATCCAAATTGTCAGTTTCTACTTTGGAGTGGTGGTTGGAATAAATTGCTTGGCGCGTATAAAATAATTCTTCAATATCCTCTAGACTTCTTCCTTGTAAAACAGGACGACTGTCAATAATGAGGCTAATGCGTTCTTTCCATGAATCCCATGAAAGGTCTAAAAAGAATACAATACAATTTGATAAGCATATTTTTTGAATTTCTTCTTGAAGAAATGCGCCTCCACCAACGGATATAATTTTTAAACGCTGCTGAGATAACTGGCTAATTACTTCTTTTTCTTTATTTCGGAAAAACTCTTCACCAAACTCTTTAAAGATTTGTGATGTAGGCATTTGAAACATTTTTTCAATTTCTTGGTCTATATCGACAAAATCTCTGTATAATTTCTTAGCGACTAGTTCGCCGATTGTTGTTTTACCTACGCCCATAAAGCCAATAAATACAATGCTTTTTTCTCTAAGAGACATCTCGCTGTAAGTCATTTTTCAAAGCCTCTTTCTGTTTTTAACAATAAAAAACTTATTATTTTGTATTTTAGTTATTAGAATTATAATACAAATTTTACTGTTTGTAAAAACAGTAAAATTTGTATTATGTCCTAAGAAGTAAGTATCAGCTCACATTTATAAAATTTTTGTTAGTCAACAGATGGTGATACGCTGTAACCAAAACAAATAAGCAATAGTTAAGCTCGATTATAATCATAAATCTTTGCCATATTGATAGTGCTGCTATCTTACATACTCCTACAGTGAATGTAAGAAAAAAAGGAAGTGAATGTGAAACTACGTAAGAGATTATAAGCAAACTGTACTCAGTATTAATAAATATTTTTAGAAAATTCTTTAATTTCCTATTGCTAGATTAAAATTTCTGTTGTAGGATTATGATAACGTTTACAAAACGAGTTATAACTTTAAATCAATAGAATTTATAGAAATCTGTATCAGACTTTAGATCGATCTAAATATAAAATTAGATCGATCTAAAAATAATAATCAGGTCAATTGTTAAAAGGAGAGATAACAATGAGCTTTAGACGAGCAAGGCCTTATGTAAATAAAGAATGGCTTGAAGGTAATCGATCAGTAGTAAGTATTAAAAGTCCGTATTCGCAGGAAGTAATTGGTGAGCAAATTATAGCAACGCCAGAAGATGTTGAAAGAGCTCTATCAGCCGCCTATCAAGCTAAAAAGACAATTGCGAGTCTGTCTTCTTATGAAAGGGCAAAAATTTTAAAAGAAGCAGCAAGGCTCTTGGAAAAGCAAAAAGAAAAATTTGCTTCT
This sequence is a window from Priestia aryabhattai. Protein-coding genes within it:
- a CDS encoding NCS2 family permease, which translates into the protein MERNGILERLFKLSERNTTPKQEILAGLTTFMTVSYMVIVNPIIMSDAGIPREAALAATIYAIVFSTLLMALWANFPIVTGPGMGLNAFFTYSVVLGQGLSWQTALGAVFISGVLFFVLTVTGVRGKIIDAIPNVLKSSIAVGIGLFVAFIGLKNAGLVVANESTFVGLGNVMDKGPLLAIFGLILAAVLMAKNVKGALIISIFATTILAMIVGVQAIPHSVKDVFSATPPSVGETFFQMDLKGAVAYGIFSVVFSFTIVELFDTLATLIGLSKKANLVDKNGKIPGLNRALAADSIGTMASAIFGSTALNTYIENATGIAEGGRTGLKALTVAILFIFTLFFAPLIQFIPSVATAPALIIIGSLMLSDIRNVNFDDFTEVVPAFLTIVMMPLTYSIAEGLAFGFISYTAIKLFTGRHREIHWMMYVITIAFFINFYMSSH
- a CDS encoding LacI family DNA-binding transcriptional regulator, which encodes MKQNKRKRVTLQQVAEHAGVSRATASLIVRNSPSVSEKTRKKVLDSMKELGYVYDRIAANLRSQTSSTIGVIITDISNTFFTELLIGVHEELEKDGYTVFLGTTFDSDNRQDQLLSTMLEHRVGGIILCPVAGTSEDTIRKIQHLDVPSVLAVRELPEVESDYVGVDYNLGVQKAVQHLLEQGHKRIAFLGGTTGSTTWKERMEGYRLALKSAGISIDEDLIIPSGPTRSGGVEAAHQVLDISEPPTAVFCFSDLVAFGVMQGLKEKGVVPGEDIAVVGFDNVMESSVCHPTLTTVSSFARQIGKDAARCLHNQIVDKKEHHHRIILTPQLVVRESSSKKRSS
- a CDS encoding shikimate kinase, with translation MTYSEMSLREKSIVFIGFMGVGKTTIGELVAKKLYRDFVDIDQEIEKMFQMPTSQIFKEFGEEFFRNKEKEVISQLSQQRLKIISVGGGAFLQEEIQKICLSNCIVFFLDLSWDSWKERISLIIDSRPVLQGRSLEDIEELFYTRQAIYSNHHSKVETDNLDIEEVANYIVDSLKMAWDIYEPSK
- a CDS encoding 5'-deoxyadenosine deaminase codes for the protein MAHTLIKNAEIITMNEKNDIIYGDLYIVGNHIAAIGKNLHPEKVDKVIDAANKTIVPGFIHTHIHLCQTLFRGQADDLELLDWLKKKIWPLEASHDEESIYYSALLGIGELIQSGTTTIVDMETVHHTDSAFQAISQSGIRALAGKVMMDKKGDDLPKALQETTADSIKESVELLEKWHDSNNGRIRYAFSPRFVLSCTEDLLREVSHLSAAYNVHVHTHASENQEEIRIVEAETGMRNIMYLDHLGLANERLILAHCVWLNDQEKQIIKNQGVKVSHCPGSNLKLASGIADVPNLLEQGVFLSLGADGAPCNNNLDMFNEMRLAATIHKPAYGPTAMNAKHVLEMATIGGAKAVGLEKKIGSLEVGKKADLAILNLNQLHTFPSYGVDPISRVVYSATRADVELTMVDGEIVMENRVLKTIDQGIVLKEANHSIDRLLKRIPLLIS
- a CDS encoding YkoF family thiamine/hydroxymethylpyrimidine-binding protein → MEKINVGCRFTLSVMSDNFIDIILDALNEVDMSKVQRKTDRVSTFIEGTAKDVFEVVQAVYKSAGKSGKHIVLNATFSTGQHEKYFKKRKVEPKESVSPKQQLCASFPVSTQFSLYPLDTPHYVDIIKSGIGAVKQQGVFAETVPFATALEGDVDKVFASLYECFIESVQQARVVMTVNMTAHSPSSKR